In Candidatus Neomarinimicrobiota bacterium, a single genomic region encodes these proteins:
- a CDS encoding glycogen synthase gives MNILFVSAEVAPYSKAGGLADVAGSLPQAIAPYVKSVQVLTPLYGQIDQIKHDIQPTSIKGDITLGDEIIPYSLHHTTDSDGYTKIGFIKCEQFFGRDGIYTESDGEGFADNNLRYFYFQLVVLDLISRGSLEVDILHCNDHHTGLLPVMVKAMKLKIKTIFAIHNFLYHGHFSPEEASFLPESTSTYLTKTQWDNYSALLEGIDHSDIVTTVSPGYALELLEGLNVDEHSLIRVQARESNFSGIVNGIDTEYWSPELDQFTPYHFSKDDLTGKRRNKEALLAKVGLSPEPDAPLFGSISRLVENKGFPLIMEVLDEFVTLGAKFIFLGSGSPEISGQLRKASKIHPQHIAFEDGFNEPLAHLIEAGCDMFLMPSRFEPCGLNQLYSLRYGTIPIVHLTGGLGDTVAAWSPDSGTGFVFEPYGTKELRKAMKLALKVYHSGSDWKTLMARAMSKDFSWDQSAKQYLHLYNL, from the coding sequence TATTCCAAGGCAGGTGGACTGGCTGATGTAGCCGGCAGCCTCCCCCAGGCAATAGCCCCGTATGTTAAATCAGTTCAGGTACTAACACCCCTATACGGTCAAATCGATCAAATCAAGCATGATATCCAGCCAACGTCCATAAAGGGTGATATCACTTTAGGTGATGAGATTATTCCTTATTCGCTGCATCATACCACAGATAGTGATGGTTATACTAAAATTGGCTTTATTAAGTGTGAGCAGTTTTTTGGTCGAGATGGAATTTACACGGAATCAGATGGTGAGGGTTTTGCAGACAATAACCTTCGTTATTTTTATTTCCAACTGGTTGTGTTGGACCTTATTTCCAGGGGAAGTCTTGAGGTGGATATCCTGCATTGTAATGATCATCATACAGGACTATTGCCCGTTATGGTGAAGGCGATGAAACTTAAGATAAAAACGATATTTGCAATTCACAATTTTCTATACCATGGTCATTTCTCACCTGAAGAAGCATCCTTTCTCCCAGAATCGACGAGCACGTACCTGACAAAAACACAGTGGGACAATTATAGTGCGCTGCTTGAGGGAATTGATCATAGTGATATTGTGACCACAGTGAGCCCAGGGTACGCTCTAGAGCTACTAGAAGGCTTGAATGTAGATGAGCATAGCCTGATTAGAGTACAGGCCCGTGAATCCAATTTCTCAGGAATAGTGAATGGGATCGATACTGAATATTGGTCCCCTGAACTTGATCAATTTACACCCTATCATTTTTCAAAGGATGATCTGACTGGTAAAAGGAGAAATAAGGAGGCATTGCTGGCAAAAGTTGGTCTTTCTCCAGAACCTGATGCCCCTCTTTTTGGGTCTATATCCCGACTGGTAGAGAATAAAGGCTTCCCTTTGATTATGGAAGTCCTCGACGAGTTCGTTACATTGGGTGCAAAATTTATTTTTCTCGGTTCTGGGAGTCCTGAGATATCTGGGCAGCTCCGTAAAGCATCAAAAATACATCCCCAGCACATTGCATTTGAGGATGGATTTAATGAACCACTGGCACATCTGATTGAAGCTGGTTGCGATATGTTTCTCATGCCCAGCAGGTTTGAACCCTGCGGATTAAATCAGCTTTATAGTCTGCGATATGGGACCATACCCATCGTTCATCTTACTGGAGGTCTGGGAGATACAGTGGCAGCTTGGAGCCCAGACTCTGGAACGGGATTTGTTTTTGAACCCTATGGTACAAAGGAACTGAGAAAAGCAATGAAACTGGCTCTAAAAGTATACCATTCTGGGTCAGATTGGAAAACTCTCATGGCGAGAGCCATGTCAAAGGATTTTTCGTGGGATCAATCAGCAAAACAGTATTTACATTTATATAATCTTTGA
- a CDS encoding glucose-1-phosphate adenylyltransferase, with protein MRLGAIILGGGRGERLSPLTSYRAKPAVHIGGKYRLIDVPISNCINSGINLIHVLTQFNTTSLHRHISRTYKFDIYSGGDIEILAAQQTSKNKDWFQGTADAVRSYWDRFEQMSATHYIILAGDHLYKMDYSEFFDHHLATGADVSVGVRPMPTSTAPQLGVLQANSDDKITRFVEKPQSEELINELAEVIDGENKVLASMGIYIFNKKVLTEVLKIKGDDFGKNIIPHAIETLKTTAFRFQGYWEDIGTIRTFFESNIALTKEKPDFSFYNEKNPIYTRQRFLPGSEIRGAKIDHSIICEGCKIGNAQLKDSIIGIRSIIGDGVKLKRTYFMGADFYDDPNSKSHIPIGIGENSVLSNVIADKNVRIGTNVRLTNKDGVDEFESDTITIKDGIIIIPKNAIIPDNFEI; from the coding sequence GTGCGTTTGGGAGCTATTATCCTTGGGGGTGGACGTGGAGAAAGATTATCTCCTTTGACCTCTTATCGTGCAAAACCTGCCGTGCATATTGGAGGTAAATATCGCTTGATTGATGTGCCCATCAGTAATTGCATCAACTCAGGGATCAACCTCATTCATGTCTTGACTCAATTCAATACGACTTCCCTCCATCGACACATCTCGCGTACCTATAAATTTGATATCTATTCAGGTGGTGACATAGAAATATTAGCCGCCCAGCAAACATCGAAAAACAAAGACTGGTTTCAGGGGACAGCCGATGCTGTGAGATCATATTGGGATCGATTTGAACAGATGAGTGCAACTCATTATATCATTTTAGCAGGGGATCATCTGTATAAAATGGATTATTCTGAGTTTTTTGATCATCACCTCGCTACTGGGGCTGATGTTTCTGTTGGCGTACGGCCCATGCCCACTTCCACAGCTCCTCAACTTGGTGTTCTGCAAGCAAATAGTGATGACAAGATTACCAGGTTTGTTGAAAAACCACAATCTGAGGAACTCATCAATGAATTAGCTGAAGTGATTGACGGTGAGAATAAAGTTTTGGCGTCCATGGGAATATATATTTTCAATAAAAAGGTGCTCACTGAGGTGCTGAAAATCAAGGGAGATGATTTCGGAAAAAATATCATCCCCCACGCAATCGAAACTTTGAAAACCACTGCCTTCAGATTTCAGGGGTATTGGGAAGATATTGGAACTATTAGAACCTTCTTTGAGTCCAACATTGCTCTGACAAAAGAGAAACCAGATTTTTCTTTTTATAATGAAAAGAATCCAATCTATACCCGGCAGCGATTCTTGCCTGGGAGTGAAATTCGAGGTGCGAAGATTGACCACTCCATCATTTGTGAGGGGTGCAAGATTGGCAATGCTCAACTGAAAGACTCAATTATCGGTATCCGAAGTATTATTGGAGATGGGGTAAAGTTGAAGCGTACCTACTTCATGGGTGCTGATTTCTATGATGATCCCAATTCAAAGTCACATATCCCCATTGGAATTGGTGAAAACTCTGTTCTATCGAATGTCATTGCTGATAAGAATGTGCGTATTGGTACAAATGTCCGACTCACAAATAAAGACGGGGTGGATGAGTTTGAGAGTGATACCATTACCATAAAAGATGGCATCATCATTATTCCTAAAAATGCCATAATTCCTGACAATTTTGAAATTTAA
- a CDS encoding zinc ribbon domain-containing protein: MPTYEYECLSCGTHFDAFQKMSDSPLDRCLQCKGSVRRIVSGGSGLIFKGSGFYITDYAKGKGKKTETTTAPKNGSKSNSSKPKTADTSNTKKK, translated from the coding sequence ATGCCAACATATGAATATGAATGCCTGAGTTGCGGTACTCATTTCGATGCTTTTCAAAAGATGTCAGATTCTCCTTTAGACAGGTGTTTGCAATGTAAAGGAAGTGTCAGAAGAATTGTTAGTGGTGGAAGCGGGCTCATATTTAAGGGTTCAGGATTTTACATCACCGACTATGCCAAGGGTAAAGGCAAGAAAACTGAGACAACAACTGCTCCAAAGAATGGGTCAAAATCTAACTCGTCTAAACCAAAAACTGCTGATACATCCAATACCAAAAAAAAATAG
- the coaD gene encoding pantetheine-phosphate adenylyltransferase — protein MKKRLAIYPGTFDPITLGHLDIIERAVSVFDEVVVSVGRNIGKKPLFSVEERIEMIEKTTAHLENVNVTYFDGLVVDYARKLNAVAMIRGLRAMSDFEFEFQMALVNRTLFPDLVQVFLMPHEAYTHLNSTIVREVSSFGGDITSFVTPYVADVLHKKFHLKAKE, from the coding sequence ATGAAAAAGAGATTAGCCATATACCCAGGTACTTTTGATCCAATCACTCTAGGTCACCTCGACATTATAGAAAGAGCTGTATCCGTTTTTGACGAAGTCGTGGTATCAGTGGGGAGAAACATCGGTAAAAAGCCCTTGTTCTCTGTAGAAGAACGCATTGAGATGATTGAAAAAACTACTGCGCATCTTGAAAATGTGAATGTGACTTATTTTGATGGTCTGGTTGTAGACTATGCTCGCAAATTGAATGCTGTTGCCATGATCAGAGGCTTGAGAGCGATGTCGGATTTTGAATTTGAGTTCCAGATGGCTCTTGTAAATCGAACACTTTTTCCTGATCTTGTTCAAGTATTTCTCATGCCACATGAAGCATACACCCATTTGAATTCGACCATTGTAAGGGAAGTATCGAGTTTTGGTGGGGACATTACTTCATTTGTCACGCCCTATGTTGCCGACGTACTTCATAAAAAATTTCATTTAAAAGCTAAAGAATAA
- a CDS encoding RsmD family RNA methyltransferase, with amino-acid sequence MTRIIAGEWRGHPLPKLKTGSVRPTTDRARTILFDTLRDVREMHVLDLYSGTGALGFEALSRGAVSLISIDQERKYINEQKIWMKHRDKIFKAYVGDVQRVLRKLNQKFDLILADPPYAEKLSSTIIHLIEVHAAENAYFVYESARREESILDSDVFKLLKEKVVAETKIQIYKAH; translated from the coding sequence ATGACACGAATCATAGCTGGGGAGTGGAGGGGACATCCTCTACCAAAACTGAAGACAGGATCTGTTAGACCTACCACCGATCGTGCTCGTACAATTTTATTTGATACCCTCAGGGATGTCCGGGAAATGCATGTATTGGATCTATATAGCGGTACTGGTGCCCTGGGTTTCGAAGCACTGAGTCGAGGAGCGGTTTCCCTTATCTCAATCGATCAGGAGAGGAAATACATCAACGAACAGAAAATCTGGATGAAGCATCGCGACAAGATCTTCAAAGCGTATGTCGGAGATGTTCAAAGAGTGCTCAGGAAATTGAATCAAAAGTTTGATCTCATATTAGCTGACCCACCCTACGCAGAGAAACTTTCCTCAACTATTATACATCTAATAGAAGTACATGCCGCTGAAAATGCTTATTTTGTCTATGAATCTGCCAGAAGAGAAGAAAGCATTCTGGATTCAGATGTTTTTAAATTGCTTAAAGAAAAAGTGGTTGCAGAAACAAAAATTCAAATATATAAGGCGCACTGA